In the Clostridium beijerinckii genome, one interval contains:
- the truA gene encoding tRNA pseudouridine(38-40) synthase TruA → MRNIKLIIEFDGSNFCGWQRQPKGRTVQKVIETAIFKATGEEIMINGSSRTDAGVHAREMVANFLTNSSIPGDKFREAINTRLPEDVSIIKSEEVSEDFHARYSSKGKTYSYTIVNRYERLSLGHQYLYHYKYKLDINEMRRACEYFIGRHDFRAFMSPGSSIKTTTRTIQDLYIEQNGNEIKIFITADGFLYNMVRIIVGTLIKIGNGKLEAENIKDIIEEGNRKKAGMCVPPNGLILEKVFY, encoded by the coding sequence ATGAGAAATATAAAATTAATTATTGAGTTTGATGGAAGTAACTTTTGCGGATGGCAAAGGCAACCTAAAGGAAGAACTGTTCAAAAAGTAATAGAGACAGCAATATTTAAGGCTACTGGAGAGGAAATTATGATTAATGGAAGTTCCAGGACTGATGCGGGTGTTCACGCAAGGGAAATGGTTGCAAATTTTTTGACTAATTCTTCAATACCTGGAGATAAGTTCAGAGAAGCTATTAATACAAGATTGCCAGAAGATGTATCTATAATTAAATCAGAAGAGGTAAGTGAAGATTTTCATGCAAGATATTCATCAAAGGGAAAGACATACTCTTATACAATCGTAAATAGATATGAAAGGTTATCTTTAGGTCATCAATATCTGTATCATTATAAGTATAAATTGGATATAAATGAGATGAGAAGAGCATGTGAATATTTTATAGGGAGACATGACTTTAGGGCGTTTATGTCTCCAGGAAGCTCAATAAAAACTACAACAAGAACTATTCAGGATCTCTATATAGAGCAAAATGGAAATGAAATAAAAATATTTATTACGGCTGATGGATTTTTGTATAATATGGTGAGAATAATAGTAGGCACATTAATAAAGATTGGAAATGGAAAGCTGGAAGCAGAAAATATAAAAGATATAATAGAAGAAGGAAATAGAAAAAAAGCAGGAATGTGCGTACCGCCAAACGGATTAATATTAGAAAAAGTTTTCTATTAA
- the rpsI gene encoding 30S ribosomal protein S9: MAKVQYMGTGRRKKSVARVRLVPGSGKVLVNKREIENFFGLETLRVIVNQPLVLTGTKDRFDVLVNVHGGGFTGQAGAIRHGIARALVKSDEALKPELKKAGFLTRDPRMKERKKYGLKAARRAPQFSKR; the protein is encoded by the coding sequence ATGGCAAAAGTTCAATACATGGGAACTGGAAGAAGAAAGAAATCAGTTGCAAGAGTAAGACTTGTACCAGGAAGTGGTAAGGTTCTTGTAAATAAAAGAGAAATAGAAAACTTTTTTGGTTTAGAAACATTAAGAGTTATCGTAAACCAACCATTAGTTTTAACTGGAACTAAGGATAGATTTGACGTTTTAGTAAATGTTCACGGTGGTGGATTTACAGGTCAAGCAGGAGCTATTAGACATGGTATAGCTAGAGCATTAGTTAAATCTGATGAAGCTTTAAAGCCAGAATTAAAGAAGGCTGGATTCTTAACAAGAGACCCAAGAATGAAAGAAAGAAAGAAATACGGTCTTAAAGCAGCAAGAAGAGCTCCACAATTCTCAAAGAGATAA
- a CDS encoding DNA-directed RNA polymerase subunit alpha translates to MLEIEKPIIECIEANEDGTYGKYVVEPLERGYGITLGNALRRILLSSLPGVATTSVKIDGVLHEFSTVQGVKEDVTELILNIKSLALRMNGEGPKVIYIDAKGPGEVTGADIKTDGDVEVVNKNLHIATLDNDGRLYMELTVNKGRGYVTQNKNKSDELPISAIAVDSIYTPVKRVNFTVDNTRVGQITDYDKLTLEIWTNGTIKIDEAISLSAKILIEHFKLFMSLTDNTNDVEIMIEKEDDKKEKVLEMTVEELDLSVRSYNCLKRAGINTVQELATKSMDDMMKVRNLGKKSLEEVERKLKELGLALKLTEE, encoded by the coding sequence ATGTTAGAAATCGAAAAGCCAATAATAGAATGTATAGAAGCTAATGAAGATGGTACTTATGGTAAGTACGTTGTTGAACCACTTGAAAGAGGATACGGTATTACATTAGGAAATGCCCTAAGAAGAATACTATTATCATCCCTTCCAGGAGTTGCAACAACCTCTGTCAAAATTGACGGTGTGCTTCATGAGTTTTCTACTGTTCAAGGAGTTAAAGAAGATGTTACTGAATTAATTCTTAATATCAAATCATTAGCTCTAAGGATGAATGGTGAAGGTCCAAAAGTTATTTATATTGATGCTAAAGGACCAGGAGAAGTTACTGGAGCAGATATAAAGACTGATGGTGATGTTGAAGTTGTTAATAAGAATTTACATATTGCAACTTTAGATAACGATGGAAGACTTTATATGGAATTGACAGTTAATAAAGGAAGAGGATATGTTACTCAGAATAAAAATAAGAGTGATGAATTACCAATTTCTGCTATAGCAGTTGATTCTATTTATACACCAGTAAAAAGAGTTAATTTTACTGTTGATAATACAAGAGTTGGTCAAATTACTGATTATGATAAATTAACTTTAGAAATTTGGACTAATGGTACTATAAAAATAGATGAAGCTATTAGTTTATCAGCAAAAATACTTATTGAACACTTTAAATTATTCATGTCATTAACAGATAATACTAATGACGTTGAAATAATGATAGAAAAAGAAGACGATAAGAAAGAAAAAGTCCTAGAAATGACTGTAGAAGAACTTGATTTATCAGTTAGATCATATAACTGTTTAAAGAGAGCCGGAATTAATACAGTCCAAGAACTTGCTACAAAATCTATGGATGATATGATGAAAGTAAGGAATCTAGGAAAGAAATCTTTAGAAGAAGTTGAAAGAAAGCTTAAAGAATTAGGTTTAGCCCTAAAACTAACCGAGGAGTAA
- a CDS encoding energy-coupling factor transporter ATPase has product MSDAMIKCAKVSFKYVKDTEGVKQEKYAIKDVDLEVKKGEFLVVLGHNGSGKSTIAKHMNALVVPSEGTVIVDGLDTSKMENVWEIRSRAGMVFQNPDNQLVATIVEEDVAFGPENLGIEPLEIRKRVDESLEKVGMSKYKRHAPHLLSGGQKQRIAIAGILAIQPECIIFDEPTAMLDPSGRREVLKTINELNKVHGITIVLITHYMDEAAQADRIVVMDGGSVKMEGTPREIFPQVERMKKIGLDVPQVTELAYELKKAGIDINEKILNVDEMVNELCQLK; this is encoded by the coding sequence ATGAGTGATGCGATGATAAAGTGTGCAAAAGTATCTTTTAAATATGTAAAGGATACAGAAGGAGTTAAGCAAGAAAAATATGCGATAAAAGATGTAGATTTAGAGGTGAAAAAGGGGGAGTTTTTAGTAGTTTTAGGGCATAATGGATCAGGTAAATCAACGATAGCTAAGCATATGAATGCATTGGTCGTACCATCAGAGGGAACAGTGATTGTAGATGGCTTGGATACTAGTAAAATGGAGAATGTTTGGGAGATTAGATCTAGAGCAGGAATGGTGTTTCAAAATCCTGATAACCAATTAGTTGCTACCATAGTAGAAGAAGATGTAGCTTTTGGACCTGAGAATTTAGGAATAGAACCATTAGAGATAAGAAAAAGAGTCGATGAGAGTCTAGAGAAAGTTGGAATGAGCAAATATAAAAGGCATGCACCACATCTTTTATCTGGTGGGCAAAAGCAAAGAATTGCTATAGCAGGAATACTTGCAATACAACCTGAATGCATAATTTTTGATGAACCTACAGCAATGTTGGATCCATCAGGAAGAAGAGAAGTTCTAAAAACCATAAATGAATTAAATAAAGTTCATGGTATTACTATAGTATTAATAACACATTATATGGATGAGGCAGCTCAAGCTGATAGAATTGTAGTAATGGATGGTGGAAGTGTAAAAATGGAGGGGACTCCTAGAGAAATTTTTCCTCAGGTAGAGCGAATGAAAAAAATAGGTTTAGATGTTCCACAGGTTACTGAATTAGCTTATGAGCTAAAAAAGGCAGGAATAGATATAAATGAAAAAATATTAAATGTGGATGAGATGGTGAATGAATTATGTCAATTAAAGTAG
- a CDS encoding energy-coupling factor transporter ATPase, with protein MSIKVENLTHIYMPKSPFEKIALDNVSLEIKDGEFVALIGHTGSGKSTLIQHFNGLLEATSGEIIVDGTNITDKKAKLTDIRKKVGLVFQYPEYQIFEETIAKDIEFGPRNLGLSDSEINDRVIRAMEMVGLDYETYKDRSPFDLSGGQKRRVAIAGVIAMQPTTLILDEPTAGLDPKGRDDILDQIRKLHEDYNMTIIIVSHSMEDVAKIAERIIVMNGGKVALQGTPAEVFKEVDVLEKIGLGVPQVTYLIRELRKKGFDIPDNIFTIEEAKKQLLSTLRINKVKGE; from the coding sequence ATGTCAATTAAAGTAGAAAATTTAACACACATATATATGCCTAAGAGTCCATTTGAAAAGATTGCATTGGACAATGTGTCTTTAGAAATAAAAGACGGAGAATTTGTAGCACTAATTGGGCATACTGGCTCTGGTAAATCTACTTTAATACAACATTTTAATGGTTTACTAGAAGCAACTAGTGGAGAAATAATTGTTGATGGAACAAATATTACTGATAAAAAAGCAAAGCTTACGGATATAAGAAAAAAGGTTGGCTTGGTATTTCAGTATCCAGAATATCAAATCTTTGAGGAAACTATAGCTAAGGATATTGAATTTGGGCCTAGAAATTTAGGACTTTCCGATAGCGAAATTAATGATAGAGTAATTAGGGCGATGGAAATGGTTGGTCTAGACTATGAGACTTATAAAGATAGATCGCCATTTGATTTAAGCGGCGGTCAGAAGAGAAGAGTTGCAATTGCAGGAGTTATAGCAATGCAACCTACAACACTAATATTGGATGAGCCTACGGCAGGGTTAGATCCAAAGGGTAGAGATGATATATTAGATCAGATAAGAAAGCTACATGAGGATTATAATATGACTATAATTATAGTTAGTCATAGTATGGAGGATGTTGCAAAGATTGCAGAAAGAATTATTGTGATGAATGGTGGAAAAGTAGCACTACAAGGAACTCCAGCAGAAGTATTTAAAGAAGTTGATGTGCTAGAGAAGATAGGACTTGGCGTTCCTCAGGTAACATATCTAATAAGAGAACTAAGAAAAAAAGGATTTGACATTCCAGATAATATATTTACGATAGAGGAAGCAAAAAAGCAACTTTTGTCTACTTTGAGGATAAATAAAGTGAAAGGGGAATAG
- the rpsK gene encoding 30S ribosomal protein S11, with translation MAAKTVKKTRRRKERKNVEHGAAHIKSTFNNSIVTLTDAVGNALSWSSAGALGFRGSRKSTPFAAQMAAETAAKVAMEHGLKSIEVYVKGPGSGREAAIRSLQAAGLEVTLIKDVTPIPHNGCRPPKRRRV, from the coding sequence ATGGCAGCTAAAACAGTAAAGAAAACTAGAAGAAGAAAAGAGAGAAAAAATGTTGAGCATGGTGCTGCACACATTAAGTCAACTTTTAATAATTCAATAGTTACTTTAACAGATGCAGTAGGAAATGCTTTATCATGGTCAAGTGCAGGAGCACTAGGTTTCAGAGGATCAAGAAAGAGCACACCATTTGCAGCTCAAATGGCAGCAGAAACTGCAGCTAAAGTAGCAATGGAACACGGCTTAAAAAGTATAGAGGTTTATGTTAAAGGACCTGGTTCAGGAAGAGAAGCAGCTATAAGATCCTTACAAGCAGCAGGACTAGAAGTAACTTTGATCAAAGATGTTACTCCAATACCACATAATGGTTGTAGACCACCAAAGAGAAGAAGAGTCTAA
- the rplM gene encoding 50S ribosomal protein L13 has product MKSYIAKASEIERKWYVVDAAGKPLGRVASQVASILRGKNKPTFTPNVDCGDFVIVINAEKVVLTGKKLDQKLMRKHSLYPGGLKETPYRVVLDKKPEFAFEEAVRRMLPNGVLGRQMLKKLNVYRGAEHNHAAQKPEVLELRY; this is encoded by the coding sequence ATGAAATCATACATTGCTAAAGCAAGTGAAATTGAAAGAAAATGGTATGTAGTTGATGCTGCTGGTAAGCCACTAGGTAGAGTTGCTAGCCAAGTTGCTTCAATTTTAAGAGGTAAAAATAAACCAACATTTACACCTAATGTTGACTGCGGAGATTTTGTTATTGTAATTAATGCAGAAAAGGTAGTTTTAACTGGTAAGAAATTAGATCAAAAATTAATGAGAAAGCATAGTCTTTACCCAGGCGGATTAAAAGAAACTCCTTATAGAGTAGTATTAGATAAAAAGCCTGAATTTGCTTTTGAAGAAGCAGTAAGAAGAATGCTTCCAAACGGTGTTTTAGGAAGACAAATGTTAAAGAAATTAAATGTATATAGAGGTGCAGAACATAATCATGCGGCTCAAAAACCAGAAGTACTAGAATTAAGATACTAA
- the rplQ gene encoding 50S ribosomal protein L17, producing the protein MAGHRKLGLPTDQRRAMLRNLVTSLLKHGKIETTETRAKETRSIAEKMITLGKRGDLHARRQVLSYVQEELVVKNLFDNVAPKYTERNGGYTRIIKKGPRRGDGAEIVILELV; encoded by the coding sequence ATGGCAGGTCATCGTAAATTAGGTCTTCCTACAGACCAAAGAAGAGCTATGCTAAGAAATCTTGTTACTAGTCTATTAAAACATGGTAAAATCGAGACAACTGAAACAAGAGCTAAAGAAACTAGATCAATAGCAGAAAAAATGATTACTCTTGGAAAAAGAGGAGATCTTCATGCTAGAAGACAAGTATTATCTTATGTTCAAGAAGAATTAGTTGTTAAGAATTTATTTGATAATGTAGCTCCAAAGTATACTGAAAGAAATGGCGGATATACAAGAATAATTAAAAAAGGTCCTAGAAGAGGGGACGGAGCTGAGATAGTAATACTTGAATTAGTATAA
- a CDS encoding energy-coupling factor transporter transmembrane component T family protein: MLKNITIGQYLPGESFVHKLDPRTKILISILFIACLFIINKFIGYTFVVVFLLAIILIAKVPFRFIFNGLKPIFLLIVLTAALNIFMVRGAEGTEVFSIGFLKAYPEGLSIAAFMAIRLILLIVGTSLLTLTTSPIELTDGIEKLLRPIGKEMAHELAMMMTIALRFIPTLIDETDKIMKAQKARGADFESGGIIKKAKSLVPLLVPLFISSFRRADELAMAMEARGYRGGAGRTRMKILEFSYRDLVAFIVFCILVLWCIAVRFIML, translated from the coding sequence ATGTTGAAGAATATTACAATAGGACAATATTTACCTGGAGAGTCATTTGTTCATAAGTTAGATCCTAGAACAAAAATACTTATATCAATACTTTTTATTGCATGTTTATTTATCATAAATAAATTTATAGGTTATACTTTTGTCGTTGTTTTTTTACTAGCTATAATATTGATCGCAAAGGTGCCATTTAGATTTATTTTTAATGGATTGAAGCCAATTTTTCTATTGATAGTCTTAACAGCTGCTCTAAATATATTTATGGTTAGGGGAGCTGAAGGGACAGAAGTTTTTAGTATTGGATTTTTAAAGGCATATCCAGAGGGGTTAAGTATTGCAGCATTTATGGCAATAAGATTAATTCTATTAATAGTAGGAACATCACTGTTAACATTAACAACATCTCCAATTGAGTTAACTGATGGAATCGAAAAATTATTAAGGCCAATTGGAAAAGAAATGGCTCATGAACTTGCTATGATGATGACAATAGCCTTACGATTTATACCTACTTTAATAGATGAAACGGATAAAATAATGAAAGCTCAGAAGGCTAGAGGAGCTGATTTTGAGTCAGGCGGAATAATAAAAAAGGCTAAGAGTTTAGTACCATTATTAGTGCCTCTATTTATCAGTTCATTTAGAAGAGCAGATGAATTAGCAATGGCAATGGAAGCAAGAGGCTATAGAGGTGGTGCTGGGCGAACTAGAATGAAAATACTTGAATTTTCGTATAGGGACCTGGTTGCTTTTATTGTATTTTGTATTTTAGTTTTATGGTGCATAGCTGTAAGATTCATTATGCTATAG
- the rpsD gene encoding 30S ribosomal protein S4: MARYTGATCRLCRREGMKLFLKGDRCFTDKCAFVRRSYAPGQHGANKKKVSNYGVQLREKQKARRIYGILEGQFRTYYEKAEHIKGITGENLLKLLEMRLDNIVYRLGYGSSRNEARQLVTHGHFLVNGKKVDICSYHVSVNDVITVCEKSRSSEKFKTFVENPKTLPKWLEANVDNYEGKVVAEPSREDIDVPVNETLIVELYSK, encoded by the coding sequence ATGGCAAGATATACTGGCGCTACATGTAGATTATGTAGAAGAGAAGGTATGAAACTTTTCCTTAAAGGTGATAGATGTTTTACAGATAAGTGTGCTTTCGTTAGAAGAAGCTATGCACCAGGACAACATGGAGCTAACAAAAAGAAAGTATCAAACTATGGTGTTCAATTAAGAGAAAAGCAAAAAGCAAGAAGAATTTATGGCATATTAGAAGGCCAATTTAGAACATATTATGAAAAAGCTGAGCATATTAAAGGTATAACAGGTGAAAACTTACTTAAATTACTAGAAATGAGACTTGATAACATAGTTTATAGATTAGGTTATGGTTCATCAAGAAATGAGGCAAGACAGTTAGTGACTCACGGACATTTCTTAGTAAATGGTAAAAAGGTTGACATTTGTTCATATCATGTTTCAGTTAATGATGTAATTACTGTATGCGAAAAGAGCAGATCAAGTGAAAAGTTCAAAACTTTTGTTGAAAATCCAAAAACTTTACCAAAATGGTTAGAAGCTAATGTTGATAACTATGAAGGAAAAGTAGTTGCAGAGCCATCAAGAGAAGATATAGATGTGCCTGTTAACGAAACACTTATTGTTGAGTTATACAGTAAATAA